GCTGGCATATGGGCAGGAAAGGCGCATAGGTTTCGCGGCGCTCCTCACCCAATGTCGGCAGGATGATCTTCATCACCTCGTCATAGACTTCGAGCATGCGCAGCAACGCCGCGTCGAACCGGCCGCTGGTGTAGACGTCGGTGGAGGAAACGAACTTGTAGTCGAAACCGAACCGGTCCAGAAAGGCCCGCAAACGGGCATTGTTGGCCGCACCAAAGGACGGATACTCGTTGGAAAACGGATCGGGTACCCTGGTCAGCGGCATGCCGAGATATTGCGTCAGCATCTCCTGATTGGGCAGGTTGGCCGGCACCTTGCGGAAGCCGTCCATATCGTCGGAAAAACACAGGATCTTGGTCTTGACCGTATCGCGCGTCAGCACGCGAAAGGCATGACGCACCATGGAGGTGCGCGCCACCTCTCCAAAGGTGCCGATATGTGGCAGGCCGGACGGCCCGTAACCCGTTTCGAACAGGACTGTTTCGGGGTAGCCGGACTTCTCGTAACGTTTGACGATCTTCCGGGCCTCTTCGAACGGCCAGGCTTTCGCCTCAGCCGCCGCCGCAATCATATCTTCGTCAAGATCGATCTGGGTCAGGGCCGTGGTGTTCATCGTCTCACTTTCAGGGTCTTCGCGACCGGTTTTTTGATAAATGGATGGCCGTCCCGCGCGGGCGCTGTTTTATTGCAACGGATGGCCTGATTCCGGTGCGCAGCGGTTTCGGTTTGCTGCAGCGCAGCGGAACCTATGCCGACAGCGGCCCAAGGTCAATGAGGCGTTTGGCGCCGCTCGCGCGCACTCACAAATGCGCCAGTCGATTTTTACTTCAAAACAGGCCGCCCGCACTCTATAGAACCAGCAGACAACCAACTTGCGCTATGCCGCGCCGCTTCATAATTTAAGCGCGGACACATCAACAGGACGCAGACCAAGAAGGACCTTGCATGTCATCCCCGATTACAATCCAGGACGCGCTTATCTATGTCATGGTGACCATGTCTGCCGTCGACAGGACAATGACCGACGCCGAACTCGCACAAATCGGCAATGTCACACGCACGCTGCCGATCTTCCAGGACTTCAACGAAGAGCGGCTGGTTCGCGTGTCGAAGGATTGCGGCGCAATCCTGAGCGAGCAGGACGGGCTGGATACGGTGTTGCTGATCATTCACGACGCGCTGCCGGCGAACCTCTACGATACAGCCTATTCGCTCGCCGTAGAGATTGCCGCCGCCGATCTTCACGTCGAGCAGGAAGAATTGCGGTTTTTGCAGATTCTGCGTGACCGTCTGGCGTTGGACAAACTGACTTGCGCCGCCATCGAACGCGGCGCCATGGCCCGCTACCGCACTCACTAGGTCTGTCAGCGGCGTTCAAGCGTGCCTTGGCGTCCATCGGCGCTATATTGAGAGGCGAACTACCGGAGTTTGCTCATGGAACTGTTCGGGCTTTCGGAACCCGTGGTGCGTCTCATCGCTTTTGGCGCGATCTTCCTGTCGATGGCCATCTTCGAACTGGCCAGCCCCCGGCTTGAACGGGAGGAGTTTATCGGCGCGGTCAAGGCGCGGCGCTGGTTCACCAACCTTTCCATCCTCGTATTATCCTCGCTGGCGCTACGGGTGATCTTCCCGCTTGCGGCCGTCGGCACGGCGCTGTGGGTCAACGAAAAGGGCTACGGCCTTTTCAACCTTCTCGGCACACCGCCGATTGTCGCCGGCATCATCGCTTTCATCCTGCTCGATTTCGCCGTCTGGCTGGAACATGTCGTCAGCCACAAATTCCACATCCTGTGGCGCATTCACCGCATGCATCATGCTGACCCCGGTTTCGACGTGACGACCGCGCTGCGGTTTCATCCGCTGGAGATCGTGCTTTCCATGCTGTGGAAGGCTTTGATTATCCTCGCGCTCGGTCCGCCTGCAGTCGCCGTGCTTTTGTTCGAGATCGTTCTGAATGGCACCGCCATGTTCAATCATTCGAACATCAAACTGCCGAAGACCCTCGACCGTTATCTGCGGCTGGTCCTCGTTACGCCGGATATGCACCGGGTGCACCATTCCAGCGATCCGCGCGAGACCGATACCAATTACGGCTTCAACTTCCCCTTCTGGGACAGGTTTTTCAGAACCTATCACGCCCAGCCGCGCCTCGGCCATCAGGACATGGACATCGGGCTGACGAATTACCGCGGCGATGCGCCGACCAAGCTTGGCTGGTCGCTGTTGCTGCCCTTCCGCAAATAGAAAAAGCTGCGGTCAATAAAGGCCGTTGGGGAAATAACGCAGGTAGATTTCCCGCATGCGGCCATCCTTGCTGATTGCCAGAAGCGCATGGTCGAAGGCGTCCGCAAGGTCGGCGCTTTCGCGGCTGACGGCGATGGAAAGTCCTTCGCCGAGGAAGTTCGGAGCGAAATAGGGTCCGTCAAAATAGGAGCAGCACTCATTGGCCGAATTGCTGATCAGCCAGAAGGACAGCTGCACGCCATCGCCGAAGACGGCATCGACTTCACCGGTTTTCAGACCGTCGAACATCCATTCGTCACGCTCATAGCTGACCGGCTGGATGTTCGGGAAATAGGCCCTGAGCATCGCATCATGGGCCGAGCCGGTGATCACGCCGACGCGCCGCCCGTCAAGGGCCGACGCATCGTCCCCGTCAATTTCGACCCGGTCCGAGCGCACGAACCGCGCCGGAAATTTCAGGAAAGGCCGGGTAAAGAGATAGGAATCGCGGCTGACGGAGTTGATCCCGACACCGGCGATGATCGCATCACCCTGCCCGCTGGCAATCGCCGTCGACAATTCACTCCAGGGCAAAACCTGGATCTGGCATTTCTGCGAGATGTTCAGTTCGTTGCAGATCTCGCGCGCCAGATCGACATGAAAGCCGGCCACCCGGTCCTGCTGGTCGATGAAGTTGAAGGGCGGGAAATCATAGGTCGTCAGAAATCGGATACGGTTGCGGGCCGCCAGATCCGGCACCTCGACACGCTCGCGCGGGTCCCAGTAGTTGGGCGAGGATATGGTTTGCGGCAGGGCAATCGATGCGCCCAGCACACAAAGAAGCCCCACAAGAGGCAGACGGATCATGGTCTTGAAGAGCAGCACGCTATCCCCGAACAATTGACATATGGAGCGGGTAGCGGGAATCGAACCCGCGCGTCAAGCTTGGGAAGCTTGCAGGCTACCATTACATCATACCCGCTTGCGCCATTTGCATCGAACTTTGGCTCAAGATCGAAGCAACGGCCTTTTCTGTCAAGCGCAGCTTGACTCGGGCCCGGCCCGTTGCCATGTGCAGGTGGATTGTGATCACCGGTTCCAACCTTATGCTGCAACTGAAAAATCTGCTCGAAAACCGCAAGTTCGAATGGTTCATCACGGCCATTATCATCATCAATGCCATCACGCTTGGCCTTGAGACGATCCCGTTCGCGGTGGAGCATTTCGGTCCGCTGCTCTACGCGATGGACCGGACGATCCTTGGCGTCTTCGTGGTTGAACTTGTCGCCAAGATGGCGGTCTACCGGCTGTCATTCGCCAAGGATCCGTGGCGCAT
This portion of the Hoeflea prorocentri genome encodes:
- a CDS encoding tellurite resistance TerB family protein → MSSPITIQDALIYVMVTMSAVDRTMTDAELAQIGNVTRTLPIFQDFNEERLVRVSKDCGAILSEQDGLDTVLLIIHDALPANLYDTAYSLAVEIAAADLHVEQEELRFLQILRDRLALDKLTCAAIERGAMARYRTH
- a CDS encoding sterol desaturase family protein produces the protein MELFGLSEPVVRLIAFGAIFLSMAIFELASPRLEREEFIGAVKARRWFTNLSILVLSSLALRVIFPLAAVGTALWVNEKGYGLFNLLGTPPIVAGIIAFILLDFAVWLEHVVSHKFHILWRIHRMHHADPGFDVTTALRFHPLEIVLSMLWKALIILALGPPAVAVLLFEIVLNGTAMFNHSNIKLPKTLDRYLRLVLVTPDMHRVHHSSDPRETDTNYGFNFPFWDRFFRTYHAQPRLGHQDMDIGLTNYRGDAPTKLGWSLLLPFRK
- a CDS encoding transporter substrate-binding domain-containing protein — its product is MLLFKTMIRLPLVGLLCVLGASIALPQTISSPNYWDPRERVEVPDLAARNRIRFLTTYDFPPFNFIDQQDRVAGFHVDLAREICNELNISQKCQIQVLPWSELSTAIASGQGDAIIAGVGINSVSRDSYLFTRPFLKFPARFVRSDRVEIDGDDASALDGRRVGVITGSAHDAMLRAYFPNIQPVSYERDEWMFDGLKTGEVDAVFGDGVQLSFWLISNSANECCSYFDGPYFAPNFLGEGLSIAVSRESADLADAFDHALLAISKDGRMREIYLRYFPNGLY